In Salvelinus alpinus chromosome 20, SLU_Salpinus.1, whole genome shotgun sequence, a genomic segment contains:
- the LOC139546788 gene encoding contactin-associated protein-like 5 isoform X3 yields MDLRKLSRLYIFIVCLLSASGSASAASHYICNGPLVSMLPPASLESSSQSSVSNAPHFAKINRRDGAGGWSPQVTDSQPWLQLDLRDRMEVTAVATQGRYGSSDWVSGYLLLFSDTGQAWKQYRQEDGVGRFVGNVNADSVIHHKLSHSIRSRFLRFVPLDWNPSGWVGLRVEVYGCAYKSDVADFDGRSSLLYRFNQKSMSTVKDVISLRFKSRQAEGVLLHGEGQRGDYITLELHRGRLALYLNLDDTRLRFSSGRVAVTLGSLLDDQHWHSVLIERFNKQVNLTMDTHTQHFRTKGEGDSLEVDYELSFGGIPLPGKPGTFLRKNFHGCIENLYYNGINIIDLAKRRKPQIYSVGNVTFSCSQPQLVSTTFLSSSSSFLSLPATPSASGGFAVRFQFRTWNPDGLLLSTQLSLEPQRLELQISNSRLRLTHHTSAQQKEEVSTGHRVNDGLWHSVSLSSQGLQVTTTLDNEPSSTIELGDHMEAGNSLYFGGCPSLNILGCENPTLAFQGCMRLISINSQPMDLNQVQQGRLGNYKELQFDTCGIHDRCLPNFCEHGGQCSQSWNTFYCDCSGTGYTGATCHNYGSGPLGPTQVYCNMTEDKVWTVVTHNSTDPVRVQGSSLQNPYVMKFNYSASPEQLMALVAGSEQCRQEVMYGCRKSRLFNTRDGTPLSWWVDQGGERRTYWGGFLPGVQQCSCSLEENCMDMNYFCNCDADTDSWANDTGVLSYKEHLPVSEIVIGDTNRTGSEALYRIGPLRCYGDKSVWNAASFYQESSYLHFPTLQAELSADISFYFKTSVPSGVFLENLGLKHFIRLELSSPSVVTFSFDVGNGPVVLAVKSHVPLNDRQWHYLRAERSVKEASLHVDQLPLRFLEAPSDRHLRLRLNSQLFVGGTAARQRGFLGCIRTLTINSVTFNLEERAKMTPGVSVGCPGHCSSSSSLCHNRGRCIEKNSGYVCDCSQSAYGGPSCKEEVSVSFDRESSVTYTFQEPFSVMQNRSSKASSDYRESGRARENMAFSFMTTQSPAMLLTVSTFSQQYIAVILARNGSLQIWYRLHVDRKPDVFSPSPSSLADRRLHRIRIHRQGKDVYLQMDKDMNLKYSLSSDAELISIKSLTLGKVTGVDAVDEEVMRAGSKGFIGCLSSVQFNHMAPLKAVLLNRGSSLVTVRGHLVESNCGTLADLTILHSQSDHSETVSRGKGPLRKASKNNLVVIGGVVSAVVFITLCVVAVMTRFLYQHRQAQRDASIKQKEHRHNLETAYRREAAYQTEPVYRAESAYRTELHLHHSSTLRDNREYYI; encoded by the exons AGGTTTGTTGGGAACGTGAATGCTGACAGTGTCATCCACCACAAGTTGTCTCACTCTATCAGAAGCCGCTTCCTGCGCTTCGTCCCGTTGGACTGGAACCCCAGTGGCTGGGTGGGACTCAGAGTGGAGGTGTACGGCTGTGCCTACA AGTCAGACGTGGCAGACTTTGATGGCAGAAGCTCCCTGCTCTACCGGTTTAACCAGAAGTCCATGAGCACGGTGAAGGATGTGATCTCGCTGCGCTTCAAGAGCCGCCAGGCTGAGGGGGTGTTGCTCCACGGAGAGGGTCAGAGGGGTGACTACATCACTCTGGAGCTGCACCGGGGCAGGCTGGCCCTCTATCTCAACCTGG ATGACACCCGGCTGCGGTTCAGCAGTGGTCGTGTTGCGGTCACTCTGGGCAGTCTTCTGGATGACCAGCACTGGCACTCTGTCCTCATCGAGCGCTTCAACAAGCAGGTCAACCTCACCATGGACACCCACACACAGCACTTCAGGACAAAGGGGGAAGGAGACTCTCTGGAGGTGGACTATGAG CTCAGCTTCGGAGGCATCCCACTGCCAGGTAAACCTGGTACCTTCCTGAGGAAGAACTTCCATGGTTGCATCGAGAACCTCTATTACAACGGGATCAACATCATCGACCTAGCCAAGCGTCGCAAACCTCAGATCTACAGTGTG GGCAACGTGACCTTCTCGTGCTCGCAGCCCCAGCTGGTGTCCACCACATTCCTGAGCTCCAGCAGCAGCTTCCTGTCGCTCCCGGCCACGCCGTCTGCTTCAGGAGGCTTCGCGGTGCGTTTCCAGTTCAGAACATGGAACCCAGACGGGCTACTGCTCTCCACCCAGCTGTCCCTGGAGCCCCAGAGACTGGAGCTGCAGATAAGCAATAGCCGGCTGCGCCTGACCCATCACACGTCAGCCCAGCAGAAAGAAGAGGTCTCGACCG GTCACAGAGTGAACGATGGACTGTGGCACTCTGTGAGTCTCAGCTCCCAAGGTCTCCAAGTCACCACGACCCtggacaacgagccatcctcaaccaTCGAGCTGGGGGACCACATGGAGGCAGGAAACAGCCTCTACTTCGGAG GTTGTCCATCTCTGAACATCTTAGGCTGTGAGAACCCCACGTTGGCGTTCCAGGGTTGCATGCGTCTCATCTCCATCAACAGCCAGCCCATGGACCTGAACCAGGTGCAACAAGGACGGCTGGGAAACTACAAGGAGCTGCAGTTTGACACATGTGGCATCCATGACAG ATGTCTGCCCAACTTCTGTGAACATGGAGGGCAGTGTTCCCAGTCCTGGAACACCTTCTACTGTGACTGCTCTGGAACAGGATACACTGGAGCCACATGCCACAACT ACGGCAGTGGACCTCTGGGGCCGACACAGGTCTACTGCAACATGACAG AAGACAAGGTGTGGACAGTGGTGACCCACAACAGCACAGATCCAGTCAGGGTCCAGGGTTCTTCTCTCCAAAATCCCTACGTTATGAAGTTCAACTACAGCGCCTCACCTGAACAACTGATGGCCCTCGTGGCCGGGTCAGAGCAGTGTCGACAGGAAGTGATGTACGGCTGCAGGAAGTCCCGCCTCTTCAACACTAGAG ATGGTACCCCATTGTCCTGGTGGGTGGACCAGGGTGGAGAGAGACGGACTTACTGGGGAGGCTTCCTGCCGGGGGTTCAGCAGTGTTCCTGCAGCCTGGAGGAAAACTGCATGGACATGAACTACTTCTGCAACTGTGATGCCGACACAGACTCATG GGCTAATGACACAGGAGTCCTCTCCTACAAAGAGCACTTACCAGTGAGTGAGATCGTGATTGGAGACACCAACAGAACAGGCTCTGAGGCGCTCTACAGAATCGGCCCACTGCGTTGTTATGGTGACA AGTCTGTGTGGAATGCGGCGTCCTTCTACCAGGAGTCCTCTTACCTGCACTTCCCGACCCTCCAGGCAGAGCTCAGCGCTGACATTTCCTTCTACTTCAAGACCAGCGTCCCATCAGGGGTCTTTCTGGAGAACCTGGGCCTCAAGCACTTCATCAGGCTAGAGCTCAGCT CTCCCTCTGTGGTGACGTTCTCCTTTGATGTGGGAAACGGGCCAGTGGTCCTGGCCGTTAAGTCCCACGTGCCCCTGAACGACAGGCAGTGGCACTATCTGAGAGCGGAGCGCAGCGTGAAGGAGGCTTCTCTGCACGTGGACCAGCTGCCCCTGCGCTTCCTGGAAGCCCCGTCTGACAGACACCTCCGCCTCCGGCTCAACAGCCAGCTGTTTGTGG GGGGAACAGCGGCCAGGCAGAGGGGCTTCCTGGGATGCATCAGAACTCTGACTATAAACAGCGTGACCTTTAACCTGGAGGAGCGGGCTAAGATGACCCCGGGGGTAAGCGTCGGCTGCCCCGGCCACTGCAGCAGCTCCAGCAGTCTCTGCCACAACAGAGGGAGGTGCATTGAGAAGAACAGCGGCTACGTCTGTGACTGCTCACAGTCTGCTTACGGGGGACCCTCCTGCAAGGAAG AGGTGTCTGTTTCATTTGACAGAGAATCGTCAGTGACCTACACCTTCCAGGAGCCTTTCTCTGTGATGCAGAACAGGAGCTCCAAGGCCTCCAGTGACTACAGAGAGAGCGGCAGGGCCAGAGAGAACATGGCTTTCAGCTTCATGACCACACAAAGCCCTGCCATGCTGCTCACTGTCAGCACCTTCAGCCAGCAGTACATAGCAGTCATCCTGGCACGCAACG GGAGTCTCCAGATCTGGTACCGTCTCCATGTGGACAGAAAGCCAGATGTGTTCAGCCCCAGCCCTAGCAGCCTGGCAGATAGACGCCTCCATCGTATCAGAATCCACCGCCAGGGGAAAGATGTCTACCTACAG ATGGACAAGGACATGAACCTAAAGTACAGCCTGTCATCAGACGCAGAGTTAATCTCCATCAAATCGCTGACTTTGGGGAAAGTCACAG GAGTGGATGCTGTGGATGAGGAAGTGATGCGGGCAGGATCTAAGGGCTTCATTGGCTGTCTGTCATCAGTCCAGTTTAATCACATGGCTCCACTGAAGGCAGTGCTACTAAATCGTGGCAGCTCATTGGTCACTGTCCGAGGTCACTTGGTGGAGTCTAACTGTGGGACTTTGGCTGACTTGACAATATTGCACTCTCAATCAG ATCATTCAGAGACCGTCAGCAGAGGCAAGGGGCCATTAAGGAAGGCTTCAAAAAACAACTTGGTGGTAATTGGAG GAGTGGTCTCAGCGGTGGTCTTCATCACTCTGTGTGTGGTGGCGGTGATGACCCGTTTCCTGTACCAACACCGGCAAGCCCAGAGAGATGCCAGCATCAAGCAGAAGGAGCACCGACACAACCTGGAAACAGCCTACCGGAGAGAAGCAGCCTACCAGACCGAACCGGTCTACCGGGCCGAATCAGCCTACCGAACAGAGCTCCACCTCCACCACAGCTCCACCCTCAGGGACAACAGGGAGTACTACATCTGA
- the LOC139546788 gene encoding contactin-associated protein-like 5 isoform X1 yields MDLRKLSRLYIFIVCLLSASGSASAASHYICNGPLVSMLPPASLESSSQSSVSNAPHFAKINRRDGAGGWSPQVTDSQPWLQLDLRDRMEVTAVATQGRYGSSDWVSGYLLLFSDTGQAWKQYRQEDGVGRFVGNVNADSVIHHKLSHSIRSRFLRFVPLDWNPSGWVGLRVEVYGCAYKSDVADFDGRSSLLYRFNQKSMSTVKDVISLRFKSRQAEGVLLHGEGQRGDYITLELHRGRLALYLNLDDTRLRFSSGRVAVTLGSLLDDQHWHSVLIERFNKQVNLTMDTHTQHFRTKGEGDSLEVDYELSFGGIPLPGKPGTFLRKNFHGCIENLYYNGINIIDLAKRRKPQIYSVGNVTFSCSQPQLVSTTFLSSSSSFLSLPATPSASGGFAVRFQFRTWNPDGLLLSTQLSLEPQRLELQISNSRLRLTHHTSAQQKEEVSTGHRVNDGLWHSVSLSSQGLQVTTTLDNEPSSTIELGDHMEAGNSLYFGGCPSLNILGCENPTLAFQGCMRLISINSQPMDLNQVQQGRLGNYKELQFDTCGIHDRCLPNFCEHGGQCSQSWNTFYCDCSGTGYTGATCHNSIYEASCEAYRLTGSSSGFFSVDPDGSGPLGPTQVYCNMTEDKVWTVVTHNSTDPVRVQGSSLQNPYVMKFNYSASPEQLMALVAGSEQCRQEVMYGCRKSRLFNTRDGTPLSWWVDQGGERRTYWGGFLPGVQQCSCSLEENCMDMNYFCNCDADTDSWANDTGVLSYKEHLPVSEIVIGDTNRTGSEALYRIGPLRCYGDKSVWNAASFYQESSYLHFPTLQAELSADISFYFKTSVPSGVFLENLGLKHFIRLELSSPSVVTFSFDVGNGPVVLAVKSHVPLNDRQWHYLRAERSVKEASLHVDQLPLRFLEAPSDRHLRLRLNSQLFVGGTAARQRGFLGCIRTLTINSVTFNLEERAKMTPGVSVGCPGHCSSSSSLCHNRGRCIEKNSGYVCDCSQSAYGGPSCKEEVSVSFDRESSVTYTFQEPFSVMQNRSSKASSDYRESGRARENMAFSFMTTQSPAMLLTVSTFSQQYIAVILARNGSLQIWYRLHVDRKPDVFSPSPSSLADRRLHRIRIHRQGKDVYLQMDKDMNLKYSLSSDAELISIKSLTLGKVTGVDAVDEEVMRAGSKGFIGCLSSVQFNHMAPLKAVLLNRGSSLVTVRGHLVESNCGTLADLTILHSQSDHSETVSRGKGPLRKASKNNLVVIGGVVSAVVFITLCVVAVMTRFLYQHRQAQRDASIKQKEHRHNLETAYRREAAYQTEPVYRAESAYRTELHLHHSSTLRDNREYYI; encoded by the exons AGGTTTGTTGGGAACGTGAATGCTGACAGTGTCATCCACCACAAGTTGTCTCACTCTATCAGAAGCCGCTTCCTGCGCTTCGTCCCGTTGGACTGGAACCCCAGTGGCTGGGTGGGACTCAGAGTGGAGGTGTACGGCTGTGCCTACA AGTCAGACGTGGCAGACTTTGATGGCAGAAGCTCCCTGCTCTACCGGTTTAACCAGAAGTCCATGAGCACGGTGAAGGATGTGATCTCGCTGCGCTTCAAGAGCCGCCAGGCTGAGGGGGTGTTGCTCCACGGAGAGGGTCAGAGGGGTGACTACATCACTCTGGAGCTGCACCGGGGCAGGCTGGCCCTCTATCTCAACCTGG ATGACACCCGGCTGCGGTTCAGCAGTGGTCGTGTTGCGGTCACTCTGGGCAGTCTTCTGGATGACCAGCACTGGCACTCTGTCCTCATCGAGCGCTTCAACAAGCAGGTCAACCTCACCATGGACACCCACACACAGCACTTCAGGACAAAGGGGGAAGGAGACTCTCTGGAGGTGGACTATGAG CTCAGCTTCGGAGGCATCCCACTGCCAGGTAAACCTGGTACCTTCCTGAGGAAGAACTTCCATGGTTGCATCGAGAACCTCTATTACAACGGGATCAACATCATCGACCTAGCCAAGCGTCGCAAACCTCAGATCTACAGTGTG GGCAACGTGACCTTCTCGTGCTCGCAGCCCCAGCTGGTGTCCACCACATTCCTGAGCTCCAGCAGCAGCTTCCTGTCGCTCCCGGCCACGCCGTCTGCTTCAGGAGGCTTCGCGGTGCGTTTCCAGTTCAGAACATGGAACCCAGACGGGCTACTGCTCTCCACCCAGCTGTCCCTGGAGCCCCAGAGACTGGAGCTGCAGATAAGCAATAGCCGGCTGCGCCTGACCCATCACACGTCAGCCCAGCAGAAAGAAGAGGTCTCGACCG GTCACAGAGTGAACGATGGACTGTGGCACTCTGTGAGTCTCAGCTCCCAAGGTCTCCAAGTCACCACGACCCtggacaacgagccatcctcaaccaTCGAGCTGGGGGACCACATGGAGGCAGGAAACAGCCTCTACTTCGGAG GTTGTCCATCTCTGAACATCTTAGGCTGTGAGAACCCCACGTTGGCGTTCCAGGGTTGCATGCGTCTCATCTCCATCAACAGCCAGCCCATGGACCTGAACCAGGTGCAACAAGGACGGCTGGGAAACTACAAGGAGCTGCAGTTTGACACATGTGGCATCCATGACAG ATGTCTGCCCAACTTCTGTGAACATGGAGGGCAGTGTTCCCAGTCCTGGAACACCTTCTACTGTGACTGCTCTGGAACAGGATACACTGGAGCCACATGCCACAACT ccATCTATGAGGCATCATGTGAGGCCTACAGGCTGACTGGCAGCTCCTCAGGCTTCTTCTCTGTTGATCCAGACGGCAGTGGACCTCTGGGGCCGACACAGGTCTACTGCAACATGACAG AAGACAAGGTGTGGACAGTGGTGACCCACAACAGCACAGATCCAGTCAGGGTCCAGGGTTCTTCTCTCCAAAATCCCTACGTTATGAAGTTCAACTACAGCGCCTCACCTGAACAACTGATGGCCCTCGTGGCCGGGTCAGAGCAGTGTCGACAGGAAGTGATGTACGGCTGCAGGAAGTCCCGCCTCTTCAACACTAGAG ATGGTACCCCATTGTCCTGGTGGGTGGACCAGGGTGGAGAGAGACGGACTTACTGGGGAGGCTTCCTGCCGGGGGTTCAGCAGTGTTCCTGCAGCCTGGAGGAAAACTGCATGGACATGAACTACTTCTGCAACTGTGATGCCGACACAGACTCATG GGCTAATGACACAGGAGTCCTCTCCTACAAAGAGCACTTACCAGTGAGTGAGATCGTGATTGGAGACACCAACAGAACAGGCTCTGAGGCGCTCTACAGAATCGGCCCACTGCGTTGTTATGGTGACA AGTCTGTGTGGAATGCGGCGTCCTTCTACCAGGAGTCCTCTTACCTGCACTTCCCGACCCTCCAGGCAGAGCTCAGCGCTGACATTTCCTTCTACTTCAAGACCAGCGTCCCATCAGGGGTCTTTCTGGAGAACCTGGGCCTCAAGCACTTCATCAGGCTAGAGCTCAGCT CTCCCTCTGTGGTGACGTTCTCCTTTGATGTGGGAAACGGGCCAGTGGTCCTGGCCGTTAAGTCCCACGTGCCCCTGAACGACAGGCAGTGGCACTATCTGAGAGCGGAGCGCAGCGTGAAGGAGGCTTCTCTGCACGTGGACCAGCTGCCCCTGCGCTTCCTGGAAGCCCCGTCTGACAGACACCTCCGCCTCCGGCTCAACAGCCAGCTGTTTGTGG GGGGAACAGCGGCCAGGCAGAGGGGCTTCCTGGGATGCATCAGAACTCTGACTATAAACAGCGTGACCTTTAACCTGGAGGAGCGGGCTAAGATGACCCCGGGGGTAAGCGTCGGCTGCCCCGGCCACTGCAGCAGCTCCAGCAGTCTCTGCCACAACAGAGGGAGGTGCATTGAGAAGAACAGCGGCTACGTCTGTGACTGCTCACAGTCTGCTTACGGGGGACCCTCCTGCAAGGAAG AGGTGTCTGTTTCATTTGACAGAGAATCGTCAGTGACCTACACCTTCCAGGAGCCTTTCTCTGTGATGCAGAACAGGAGCTCCAAGGCCTCCAGTGACTACAGAGAGAGCGGCAGGGCCAGAGAGAACATGGCTTTCAGCTTCATGACCACACAAAGCCCTGCCATGCTGCTCACTGTCAGCACCTTCAGCCAGCAGTACATAGCAGTCATCCTGGCACGCAACG GGAGTCTCCAGATCTGGTACCGTCTCCATGTGGACAGAAAGCCAGATGTGTTCAGCCCCAGCCCTAGCAGCCTGGCAGATAGACGCCTCCATCGTATCAGAATCCACCGCCAGGGGAAAGATGTCTACCTACAG ATGGACAAGGACATGAACCTAAAGTACAGCCTGTCATCAGACGCAGAGTTAATCTCCATCAAATCGCTGACTTTGGGGAAAGTCACAG GAGTGGATGCTGTGGATGAGGAAGTGATGCGGGCAGGATCTAAGGGCTTCATTGGCTGTCTGTCATCAGTCCAGTTTAATCACATGGCTCCACTGAAGGCAGTGCTACTAAATCGTGGCAGCTCATTGGTCACTGTCCGAGGTCACTTGGTGGAGTCTAACTGTGGGACTTTGGCTGACTTGACAATATTGCACTCTCAATCAG ATCATTCAGAGACCGTCAGCAGAGGCAAGGGGCCATTAAGGAAGGCTTCAAAAAACAACTTGGTGGTAATTGGAG GAGTGGTCTCAGCGGTGGTCTTCATCACTCTGTGTGTGGTGGCGGTGATGACCCGTTTCCTGTACCAACACCGGCAAGCCCAGAGAGATGCCAGCATCAAGCAGAAGGAGCACCGACACAACCTGGAAACAGCCTACCGGAGAGAAGCAGCCTACCAGACCGAACCGGTCTACCGGGCCGAATCAGCCTACCGAACAGAGCTCCACCTCCACCACAGCTCCACCCTCAGGGACAACAGGGAGTACTACATCTGA
- the LOC139546788 gene encoding contactin-associated protein-like 5 isoform X2: MDLRKLSRLYIFIVCLLSASGSASAASHYICNGPLVSMLPPASLESSSQSSVSNAPHFAKINRRDGAGGWSPQVTDSQPWLQLDLRDRMEVTAVATQGRYGSSDWVSGYLLLFSDTGQAWKQYRQEDGVGRFVGNVNADSVIHHKLSHSIRSRFLRFVPLDWNPSGWVGLRVEVYGCAYKSDVADFDGRSSLLYRFNQKSMSTVKDVISLRFKSRQAEGVLLHGEGQRGDYITLELHRGRLALYLNLDDTRLRFSSGRVAVTLGSLLDDQHWHSVLIERFNKQVNLTMDTHTQHFRTKGEGDSLEVDYELSFGGIPLPGKPGTFLRKNFHGCIENLYYNGINIIDLAKRRKPQIYSVGNVTFSCSQPQLVSTTFLSSSSSFLSLPATPSASGGFAVRFQFRTWNPDGLLLSTQLSLEPQRLELQISNSRLRLTHHTSAQQKEEVSTGHRVNDGLWHSVSLSSQGLQVTTTLDNEPSSTIELGDHMEAGNSLYFGGCENPTLAFQGCMRLISINSQPMDLNQVQQGRLGNYKELQFDTCGIHDRCLPNFCEHGGQCSQSWNTFYCDCSGTGYTGATCHNSIYEASCEAYRLTGSSSGFFSVDPDGSGPLGPTQVYCNMTEDKVWTVVTHNSTDPVRVQGSSLQNPYVMKFNYSASPEQLMALVAGSEQCRQEVMYGCRKSRLFNTRDGTPLSWWVDQGGERRTYWGGFLPGVQQCSCSLEENCMDMNYFCNCDADTDSWANDTGVLSYKEHLPVSEIVIGDTNRTGSEALYRIGPLRCYGDKSVWNAASFYQESSYLHFPTLQAELSADISFYFKTSVPSGVFLENLGLKHFIRLELSSPSVVTFSFDVGNGPVVLAVKSHVPLNDRQWHYLRAERSVKEASLHVDQLPLRFLEAPSDRHLRLRLNSQLFVGGTAARQRGFLGCIRTLTINSVTFNLEERAKMTPGVSVGCPGHCSSSSSLCHNRGRCIEKNSGYVCDCSQSAYGGPSCKEEVSVSFDRESSVTYTFQEPFSVMQNRSSKASSDYRESGRARENMAFSFMTTQSPAMLLTVSTFSQQYIAVILARNGSLQIWYRLHVDRKPDVFSPSPSSLADRRLHRIRIHRQGKDVYLQMDKDMNLKYSLSSDAELISIKSLTLGKVTGVDAVDEEVMRAGSKGFIGCLSSVQFNHMAPLKAVLLNRGSSLVTVRGHLVESNCGTLADLTILHSQSDHSETVSRGKGPLRKASKNNLVVIGGVVSAVVFITLCVVAVMTRFLYQHRQAQRDASIKQKEHRHNLETAYRREAAYQTEPVYRAESAYRTELHLHHSSTLRDNREYYI, from the exons AGGTTTGTTGGGAACGTGAATGCTGACAGTGTCATCCACCACAAGTTGTCTCACTCTATCAGAAGCCGCTTCCTGCGCTTCGTCCCGTTGGACTGGAACCCCAGTGGCTGGGTGGGACTCAGAGTGGAGGTGTACGGCTGTGCCTACA AGTCAGACGTGGCAGACTTTGATGGCAGAAGCTCCCTGCTCTACCGGTTTAACCAGAAGTCCATGAGCACGGTGAAGGATGTGATCTCGCTGCGCTTCAAGAGCCGCCAGGCTGAGGGGGTGTTGCTCCACGGAGAGGGTCAGAGGGGTGACTACATCACTCTGGAGCTGCACCGGGGCAGGCTGGCCCTCTATCTCAACCTGG ATGACACCCGGCTGCGGTTCAGCAGTGGTCGTGTTGCGGTCACTCTGGGCAGTCTTCTGGATGACCAGCACTGGCACTCTGTCCTCATCGAGCGCTTCAACAAGCAGGTCAACCTCACCATGGACACCCACACACAGCACTTCAGGACAAAGGGGGAAGGAGACTCTCTGGAGGTGGACTATGAG CTCAGCTTCGGAGGCATCCCACTGCCAGGTAAACCTGGTACCTTCCTGAGGAAGAACTTCCATGGTTGCATCGAGAACCTCTATTACAACGGGATCAACATCATCGACCTAGCCAAGCGTCGCAAACCTCAGATCTACAGTGTG GGCAACGTGACCTTCTCGTGCTCGCAGCCCCAGCTGGTGTCCACCACATTCCTGAGCTCCAGCAGCAGCTTCCTGTCGCTCCCGGCCACGCCGTCTGCTTCAGGAGGCTTCGCGGTGCGTTTCCAGTTCAGAACATGGAACCCAGACGGGCTACTGCTCTCCACCCAGCTGTCCCTGGAGCCCCAGAGACTGGAGCTGCAGATAAGCAATAGCCGGCTGCGCCTGACCCATCACACGTCAGCCCAGCAGAAAGAAGAGGTCTCGACCG GTCACAGAGTGAACGATGGACTGTGGCACTCTGTGAGTCTCAGCTCCCAAGGTCTCCAAGTCACCACGACCCtggacaacgagccatcctcaaccaTCGAGCTGGGGGACCACATGGAGGCAGGAAACAGCCTCTACTTCGGAG GCTGTGAGAACCCCACGTTGGCGTTCCAGGGTTGCATGCGTCTCATCTCCATCAACAGCCAGCCCATGGACCTGAACCAGGTGCAACAAGGACGGCTGGGAAACTACAAGGAGCTGCAGTTTGACACATGTGGCATCCATGACAG ATGTCTGCCCAACTTCTGTGAACATGGAGGGCAGTGTTCCCAGTCCTGGAACACCTTCTACTGTGACTGCTCTGGAACAGGATACACTGGAGCCACATGCCACAACT ccATCTATGAGGCATCATGTGAGGCCTACAGGCTGACTGGCAGCTCCTCAGGCTTCTTCTCTGTTGATCCAGACGGCAGTGGACCTCTGGGGCCGACACAGGTCTACTGCAACATGACAG AAGACAAGGTGTGGACAGTGGTGACCCACAACAGCACAGATCCAGTCAGGGTCCAGGGTTCTTCTCTCCAAAATCCCTACGTTATGAAGTTCAACTACAGCGCCTCACCTGAACAACTGATGGCCCTCGTGGCCGGGTCAGAGCAGTGTCGACAGGAAGTGATGTACGGCTGCAGGAAGTCCCGCCTCTTCAACACTAGAG ATGGTACCCCATTGTCCTGGTGGGTGGACCAGGGTGGAGAGAGACGGACTTACTGGGGAGGCTTCCTGCCGGGGGTTCAGCAGTGTTCCTGCAGCCTGGAGGAAAACTGCATGGACATGAACTACTTCTGCAACTGTGATGCCGACACAGACTCATG GGCTAATGACACAGGAGTCCTCTCCTACAAAGAGCACTTACCAGTGAGTGAGATCGTGATTGGAGACACCAACAGAACAGGCTCTGAGGCGCTCTACAGAATCGGCCCACTGCGTTGTTATGGTGACA AGTCTGTGTGGAATGCGGCGTCCTTCTACCAGGAGTCCTCTTACCTGCACTTCCCGACCCTCCAGGCAGAGCTCAGCGCTGACATTTCCTTCTACTTCAAGACCAGCGTCCCATCAGGGGTCTTTCTGGAGAACCTGGGCCTCAAGCACTTCATCAGGCTAGAGCTCAGCT CTCCCTCTGTGGTGACGTTCTCCTTTGATGTGGGAAACGGGCCAGTGGTCCTGGCCGTTAAGTCCCACGTGCCCCTGAACGACAGGCAGTGGCACTATCTGAGAGCGGAGCGCAGCGTGAAGGAGGCTTCTCTGCACGTGGACCAGCTGCCCCTGCGCTTCCTGGAAGCCCCGTCTGACAGACACCTCCGCCTCCGGCTCAACAGCCAGCTGTTTGTGG GGGGAACAGCGGCCAGGCAGAGGGGCTTCCTGGGATGCATCAGAACTCTGACTATAAACAGCGTGACCTTTAACCTGGAGGAGCGGGCTAAGATGACCCCGGGGGTAAGCGTCGGCTGCCCCGGCCACTGCAGCAGCTCCAGCAGTCTCTGCCACAACAGAGGGAGGTGCATTGAGAAGAACAGCGGCTACGTCTGTGACTGCTCACAGTCTGCTTACGGGGGACCCTCCTGCAAGGAAG AGGTGTCTGTTTCATTTGACAGAGAATCGTCAGTGACCTACACCTTCCAGGAGCCTTTCTCTGTGATGCAGAACAGGAGCTCCAAGGCCTCCAGTGACTACAGAGAGAGCGGCAGGGCCAGAGAGAACATGGCTTTCAGCTTCATGACCACACAAAGCCCTGCCATGCTGCTCACTGTCAGCACCTTCAGCCAGCAGTACATAGCAGTCATCCTGGCACGCAACG GGAGTCTCCAGATCTGGTACCGTCTCCATGTGGACAGAAAGCCAGATGTGTTCAGCCCCAGCCCTAGCAGCCTGGCAGATAGACGCCTCCATCGTATCAGAATCCACCGCCAGGGGAAAGATGTCTACCTACAG ATGGACAAGGACATGAACCTAAAGTACAGCCTGTCATCAGACGCAGAGTTAATCTCCATCAAATCGCTGACTTTGGGGAAAGTCACAG GAGTGGATGCTGTGGATGAGGAAGTGATGCGGGCAGGATCTAAGGGCTTCATTGGCTGTCTGTCATCAGTCCAGTTTAATCACATGGCTCCACTGAAGGCAGTGCTACTAAATCGTGGCAGCTCATTGGTCACTGTCCGAGGTCACTTGGTGGAGTCTAACTGTGGGACTTTGGCTGACTTGACAATATTGCACTCTCAATCAG ATCATTCAGAGACCGTCAGCAGAGGCAAGGGGCCATTAAGGAAGGCTTCAAAAAACAACTTGGTGGTAATTGGAG GAGTGGTCTCAGCGGTGGTCTTCATCACTCTGTGTGTGGTGGCGGTGATGACCCGTTTCCTGTACCAACACCGGCAAGCCCAGAGAGATGCCAGCATCAAGCAGAAGGAGCACCGACACAACCTGGAAACAGCCTACCGGAGAGAAGCAGCCTACCAGACCGAACCGGTCTACCGGGCCGAATCAGCCTACCGAACAGAGCTCCACCTCCACCACAGCTCCACCCTCAGGGACAACAGGGAGTACTACATCTGA